The Halorussus salinus genome includes a region encoding these proteins:
- the trxA gene encoding thioredoxin — protein MSEDELESIRERKRDELLGDGSGAGDAAAAGSDAAATENDAATGSDGDAGTAEAPSEPVHVESVEQFSDVTTQYDVTLVDFYADWCGPCNMLEPTVEAIAQRTDAAVAKVDIDQHQGLATQYGVRSVPTLLLFADGEQVEQVVGVQDEETLTKLVERYS, from the coding sequence ATGAGCGAAGACGAACTCGAATCCATCCGCGAACGGAAGCGCGACGAACTCCTCGGCGATGGGAGCGGCGCAGGCGACGCCGCCGCGGCCGGGAGTGACGCCGCCGCCACCGAGAATGACGCCGCCACCGGGAGCGACGGAGACGCCGGGACGGCGGAGGCCCCGAGCGAACCCGTCCACGTCGAGAGCGTCGAACAGTTCTCGGACGTGACCACCCAGTACGACGTGACGCTGGTGGACTTCTACGCGGACTGGTGCGGTCCGTGCAACATGCTCGAACCGACCGTGGAGGCCATCGCACAGCGCACCGACGCCGCGGTGGCGAAGGTGGACATCGACCAGCATCAGGGGTTGGCCACGCAGTACGGCGTCCGCAGCGTGCCGACACTGTTGCTGTTCGCCGACGGCGAGCAGGTCGAGCAGGTCGTCGGCGTGCAGGACGAGGAGACCCTGACGAAGCTCGTCGAGCGGTACAGCTAA
- a CDS encoding cell division protein ZapB produces the protein MSGDEAADFALDRTDERVDAYLGALLGDSDVAVERRDDEWEVTAESADPTGIGPLDEALAAAPEGTIRLVDRDEGRVGRGAAGGDREDRDPDRDDLGPGEYERTGDGALVTAILDADAASAPVGHWRVADGVSDVPDPDWLAESPASVVDRSFRSYYTRRAVCLCFEASIETVSEFERDLLVPVAMDAETEARLPGLEAWFESVTAGPALDPERVVVGGGTASDESAGDGTASDESVGGGAAGGGVADDDRWPDAEEVADLLSAGREYAEEAVSSAVESVRRRATRAANVEFEEYADLKGERIEQLRDERQQLSERLDAIATELDEAADRSERLAALDERSAVRDEREAVAAELDALETARAEGFPVRRREIRARHSVAVELTATAATAVAYEKGDLVVSVRDEGRAGSYTVPYGRGVGVDGDAACDQCGSLLGAENPIRVTDAGPACRSCRE, from the coding sequence ATGAGCGGCGACGAGGCGGCCGACTTCGCGCTCGACCGCACCGACGAGCGCGTGGACGCCTACCTCGGGGCGCTCCTCGGGGACAGCGACGTGGCCGTGGAACGTCGAGACGACGAGTGGGAAGTCACCGCCGAGTCGGCCGACCCGACGGGTATCGGTCCGTTAGACGAGGCGCTGGCGGCGGCTCCCGAGGGCACGATTCGGTTGGTGGACCGCGACGAGGGCCGCGTGGGGCGCGGGGCGGCGGGCGGCGACCGCGAGGACCGTGACCCGGACCGCGACGACCTCGGCCCCGGCGAGTACGAACGAACCGGCGACGGGGCGCTCGTGACCGCGATACTGGACGCCGACGCCGCGTCTGCACCGGTGGGCCACTGGCGCGTGGCGGACGGCGTGTCGGACGTGCCCGACCCCGACTGGCTGGCCGAGTCGCCCGCGAGCGTGGTAGACCGGTCGTTCCGGTCGTACTACACGCGCCGGGCGGTCTGTCTCTGCTTCGAGGCGTCGATAGAGACGGTGAGCGAGTTCGAGCGGGACCTGCTGGTTCCGGTGGCGATGGACGCCGAGACCGAGGCGCGACTGCCGGGACTCGAAGCGTGGTTCGAGTCGGTCACGGCCGGTCCGGCGCTCGACCCCGAGCGCGTGGTCGTCGGCGGTGGAACCGCGAGCGACGAGTCCGCGGGTGATGGAACCGCGAGCGACGAGTCCGTGGGCGGTGGGGCCGCGGGCGGTGGGGTCGCAGACGACGACCGCTGGCCGGACGCCGAGGAGGTCGCCGATTTGCTGTCGGCGGGCCGGGAGTACGCCGAGGAGGCCGTCTCGTCGGCAGTCGAGTCGGTGCGCCGTCGGGCGACGCGAGCCGCGAACGTCGAGTTCGAGGAGTACGCCGACCTCAAGGGCGAGCGAATCGAGCAGTTGCGCGACGAACGCCAGCAGTTGTCCGAGCGACTGGACGCGATAGCGACGGAGTTGGACGAGGCCGCCGACCGGTCGGAGCGACTGGCCGCGTTGGACGAGCGGTCGGCGGTGCGCGACGAGCGCGAGGCGGTCGCGGCGGAACTCGACGCGCTGGAGACCGCGCGAGCCGAGGGGTTCCCCGTAAGGCGACGCGAGATTCGCGCGCGCCACAGCGTCGCGGTCGAACTCACGGCGACCGCGGCGACGGCGGTCGCCTACGAGAAGGGCGATTTGGTCGTGTCGGTGCGCGACGAGGGCCGGGCGGGGAGCTACACGGTGCCCTACGGCCGGGGCGTCGGCGTCGATGGGGACGCGGCGTGCGACCAGTGTGGGTCGCTCCTCGGGGCCGAGAACCCGATTCGGGTGACGGACGCGGGACCGGCGTGTCGGTCCTGTCGGGAGTAG
- a CDS encoding SLC13 family permease, protein MKLPRPPNWLVVLVATAATVAVAAAPTPAGLTPEGQRALATGVFAASLWITGALPLPVTALTVPFWLAALGVYPTLAESLSGFADPVVFLFLSTFVLAAALQKHGLDRRVALRLLGRVGTTPRRVVLGVMVPTAGLSMLISNTATVALMAPIAVGIVRQIDATAEESVGNLHTAALLGVAYAGSIGGIGTLVGTPPNAIVVSALADAGYEVDFVEWLAIGLPTVAATLPLAWYLLVSLYPPEEVDVSAARRSARETATSAGALDRTAKRVAVVFLAVATLWLVGGLGFLFEPLLSSRWYTTLFGSEGGAGDAGWFLGAGDYQGLLYFVTVGLAAIPVLFLVGGVEWDDVERIDWGTLLLFGGGLSLADALADTGATEWLAAGVVRSLGTAPLVVLLAAVVALTVALSELASNTATAALLAPVLIEVGGDLPAAGVDAALLLPIASAVAASYGFALPVATPPNAIVFGTGEVTRGQMLRAGSVLDVVFVFVTTAVLLALAVTVLPGVV, encoded by the coding sequence ATGAAGCTCCCGCGCCCGCCGAACTGGCTGGTCGTCCTCGTGGCCACGGCCGCGACGGTGGCGGTCGCCGCCGCGCCGACGCCCGCGGGGTTGACCCCCGAGGGCCAGCGCGCGCTCGCCACCGGCGTCTTCGCCGCGAGCCTCTGGATTACCGGCGCGCTTCCCCTGCCCGTGACCGCGCTGACGGTCCCGTTCTGGCTCGCCGCGCTCGGGGTCTACCCGACGCTCGCCGAGTCGCTGTCGGGGTTCGCCGACCCGGTGGTCTTTCTCTTTCTCTCGACGTTCGTCCTCGCCGCGGCGCTCCAGAAACACGGGCTGGACCGCCGAGTCGCACTCCGTCTGCTCGGGCGCGTCGGGACGACTCCTCGCCGGGTCGTCCTCGGCGTGATGGTCCCGACCGCGGGTCTCTCGATGCTCATTTCGAACACCGCGACCGTGGCGCTGATGGCTCCCATCGCCGTCGGCATCGTCCGGCAAATCGACGCGACCGCCGAGGAGTCCGTCGGGAACCTCCACACCGCGGCGCTCCTCGGGGTGGCCTACGCCGGGAGCATCGGCGGCATCGGGACGCTCGTGGGCACGCCGCCGAACGCCATCGTCGTCTCGGCGCTCGCCGACGCGGGTTACGAGGTCGATTTCGTGGAGTGGCTGGCTATCGGTCTGCCGACGGTCGCCGCGACGCTCCCGCTGGCGTGGTACCTGCTCGTCTCGCTCTATCCGCCCGAGGAGGTAGACGTGTCGGCCGCGCGCCGGAGCGCCCGCGAGACCGCGACTTCGGCTGGCGCGCTCGACCGGACGGCCAAGCGGGTCGCCGTCGTCTTCCTCGCCGTGGCGACGCTCTGGCTGGTCGGCGGTCTGGGCTTTCTTTTCGAACCGCTCCTTTCGTCGCGGTGGTACACGACGCTCTTCGGGAGCGAAGGCGGCGCGGGCGACGCCGGGTGGTTTCTTGGGGCGGGCGATTATCAGGGACTCCTCTACTTCGTGACCGTCGGATTGGCCGCGATTCCGGTCCTCTTTCTCGTCGGCGGCGTCGAGTGGGACGACGTGGAGCGAATCGACTGGGGGACCCTGCTGCTGTTCGGCGGCGGCCTCTCGCTGGCGGACGCGCTCGCGGACACCGGCGCGACCGAGTGGCTCGCGGCCGGGGTCGTCCGTTCGCTCGGGACGGCCCCGCTGGTCGTCCTGCTGGCCGCCGTCGTCGCGCTGACCGTCGCGTTGAGCGAACTCGCGTCGAACACCGCGACCGCGGCACTCCTCGCGCCGGTCCTCATCGAAGTCGGTGGTGACCTCCCGGCCGCGGGCGTCGATGCGGCGCTCCTGTTACCCATCGCGAGCGCGGTAGCCGCGAGCTACGGCTTCGCGCTCCCGGTCGCCACGCCGCCCAACGCCATCGTCTTCGGGACCGGCGAGGTGACGCGCGGCCAGATGCTCCGGGCCGGGTCGGTGCTGGACGTGGTGTTCGTCTTCGTGACGACGGCGGTGTTGCTCGCGCTGGCGGTGACGGTGTTGCCGGGCGTGGTGTGA
- a CDS encoding SHOCT domain-containing protein — translation MATDAQLSRLLLVALAVLLLLPVVTMLFAWPLMGMGWWMHGPANPTGPTGPGGFGGSATPTWMFGFWVVGLVVLAGGGYLLYRAISNSSSDPALEELRRAYARGDLSDEEFEERRDRLQS, via the coding sequence ATGGCGACGGACGCACAACTTTCCCGACTGCTCCTCGTCGCGCTCGCGGTGTTACTGTTGCTCCCGGTCGTGACGATGCTGTTCGCGTGGCCGCTGATGGGGATGGGATGGTGGATGCACGGTCCGGCGAATCCGACCGGCCCGACCGGTCCCGGCGGGTTCGGCGGGAGCGCCACGCCGACGTGGATGTTCGGCTTCTGGGTCGTCGGCTTGGTCGTCCTCGCTGGCGGTGGGTATCTCCTCTACCGCGCGATATCGAACTCGTCGTCGGACCCCGCCCTCGAAGAACTTCGCCGGGCCTACGCCCGCGGCGACCTCTCTGACGAGGAGTTCGAGGAACGGCGCGACCGATTGCAGAGCTAG
- a CDS encoding DUF1156 domain-containing protein: protein MAGESDRPELPIERGFPIERINEIAEKESRAKQYYRPIYTMHKWWARRPGSVFRAICLYALLDDPEEVSVFEPGENKTLSDFGGGADEIRDLLGNVNQADPESLWDLYPKDVRVEDKKILDPFMGGGTSLVEASRFGAETVGYDLNPVAWFVTKKELEAGRTDVADLEAAFEEVRDDVADDITQYYRTPCPNAAPEEAATEEAPAATEEAPTATEEAPTATEEAPAATEEAPDASDDPLAHGHDHEADVMYNFWVKELDCVSCGHTVPLFKDYRVAKGRYDDDDKYNVLCPDCGDIVLVDDWRSECSCSSCAHEFVPEEGNASGSNYTCPDCGQKYGITDAIQEQGGFDLRLYAVEWYCPTCDENTGSRSESKGYKPVSAFDEALYSEAASVWEQQEGLHQYIPDEKIPEGAITASSSISGNDVFNHGYRFWEDMLNERQKLSLSKLLKKIEGIEDQNVKEYLLLAFSDCLRTNTLMCSYQPSRNHSNHIFKTNSFDPPQQPSEGNVWGAEYGMGTFQSIWNMVISGVEYANAPTERHVKKGETIETDKFAGTIGDKSEVYQGDMRKISSEDEYDAIISDPPYYDNIIYSEVSDFFYVWLKILLEDEYDCFSAEKTPRAESIVTNPYLDKDVEDFESELHHAFSVIRRAVKENGVVAFTYHHSDSESWGELLESLCESGFEVTATYPINSDLHKFIGGEAVSFDIVVIARPVEEREPITWRNLRRNIIKTAQETRADLEENRELKSGDIGVIEMGECYHEYSKHHGEVRRYGEIMDAKDVVDEIYGIIQENSELGEVEVFLSLLGTTSPSYDDVNLECRSANVTPDQLKAKKLFSTADGFSLGTWNDDARQAYIEERVNGTVEESLSALDKAQFLRYRYEHGKTVGNYLQKWRDDDDLRETCESLAEVTDDEGYERLLGGDQSLGSFGDE, encoded by the coding sequence ATGGCAGGCGAGTCAGACCGACCCGAACTCCCCATCGAGCGGGGCTTTCCCATCGAGCGCATCAACGAAATCGCCGAGAAGGAGAGTCGCGCCAAGCAGTACTACCGGCCAATCTACACGATGCACAAGTGGTGGGCGCGCCGACCGGGGAGCGTCTTCCGGGCCATCTGTCTCTACGCGCTACTGGACGACCCCGAGGAGGTGTCGGTGTTCGAACCCGGCGAGAACAAGACGCTCTCGGACTTCGGCGGCGGGGCAGACGAGATTCGGGACCTCCTCGGCAACGTGAACCAAGCCGACCCCGAGTCGCTGTGGGACCTCTACCCCAAGGACGTGCGCGTCGAGGACAAGAAGATTCTCGACCCGTTCATGGGCGGCGGGACCTCGCTGGTCGAGGCGTCGCGCTTCGGCGCGGAGACGGTCGGGTACGACCTGAATCCGGTGGCGTGGTTCGTCACGAAGAAGGAACTCGAAGCGGGCCGGACCGACGTGGCGGACCTCGAAGCCGCGTTCGAGGAGGTCCGCGACGACGTAGCAGACGACATCACCCAGTACTACCGGACACCCTGTCCCAACGCCGCGCCCGAGGAGGCCGCCACCGAGGAGGCCCCGGCCGCCACCGAGGAGGCCCCGACCGCCACCGAGGAGGCCCCGACCGCCACCGAGGAGGCCCCGGCCGCCACCGAGGAGGCCCCGGACGCCAGCGACGACCCGCTGGCCCACGGCCACGACCACGAGGCCGACGTGATGTACAACTTCTGGGTCAAGGAACTGGACTGCGTGTCCTGTGGCCACACGGTGCCGCTGTTCAAGGACTACCGCGTCGCCAAGGGTCGCTACGACGACGACGACAAGTACAACGTTCTCTGCCCGGACTGCGGGGACATCGTGCTGGTGGACGACTGGCGAAGCGAGTGCAGTTGCTCGTCGTGCGCCCACGAGTTCGTGCCCGAGGAGGGCAATGCTTCTGGTAGTAACTACACCTGCCCAGATTGCGGCCAAAAGTACGGCATCACCGACGCGATTCAGGAGCAGGGCGGGTTCGACCTGCGACTCTACGCCGTCGAGTGGTACTGTCCGACCTGCGACGAAAATACCGGTTCACGAAGCGAATCGAAGGGATACAAACCAGTAAGTGCTTTTGACGAAGCACTTTATTCTGAGGCCGCTTCCGTGTGGGAGCAACAGGAAGGATTGCACCAGTACATTCCTGATGAAAAAATTCCAGAAGGTGCAATCACGGCGTCATCTTCTATCAGTGGAAACGACGTATTCAATCATGGGTACAGGTTCTGGGAGGATATGTTAAATGAACGCCAGAAACTATCTCTCTCTAAACTTCTCAAGAAAATAGAAGGGATAGAAGACCAAAACGTAAAGGAGTATCTTCTGCTGGCCTTCAGTGACTGCTTACGAACTAATACTTTGATGTGTTCTTACCAGCCATCTAGAAATCACTCCAATCACATCTTTAAGACAAATTCGTTCGACCCTCCGCAACAACCATCTGAAGGAAACGTTTGGGGAGCAGAATACGGGATGGGAACGTTCCAATCCATCTGGAATATGGTGATTAGTGGTGTCGAATACGCGAACGCACCTACTGAACGGCACGTAAAGAAAGGAGAAACGATAGAAACTGACAAATTTGCTGGCACAATTGGAGATAAGTCAGAAGTCTACCAAGGAGATATGCGGAAAATCAGCTCGGAAGATGAGTACGATGCAATCATTTCTGACCCACCGTACTACGACAACATCATTTATTCAGAAGTGTCCGACTTCTTCTACGTCTGGCTAAAAATCCTTCTCGAAGACGAGTACGACTGCTTTTCTGCCGAAAAGACCCCACGCGCCGAAAGCATAGTCACGAATCCGTATCTCGACAAAGACGTAGAAGACTTCGAGTCCGAACTTCACCACGCCTTTTCGGTGATTCGCCGTGCAGTAAAAGAAAATGGAGTAGTCGCATTCACGTATCATCACAGCGACTCCGAATCGTGGGGTGAGTTGCTTGAATCACTCTGTGAAAGCGGATTCGAAGTGACGGCGACGTATCCGATTAACTCCGACCTTCACAAGTTCATCGGTGGTGAGGCAGTTTCGTTCGATATTGTCGTCATCGCCCGACCAGTCGAGGAGCGCGAACCCATCACGTGGCGCAACCTCCGGCGGAACATCATCAAGACCGCCCAAGAGACTCGCGCGGACTTGGAGGAGAACCGCGAACTCAAGTCCGGCGACATCGGCGTCATCGAGATGGGCGAGTGCTACCACGAGTACTCCAAGCACCACGGCGAGGTCCGACGCTACGGCGAGATTATGGACGCCAAGGACGTGGTGGACGAAATCTACGGCATCATCCAAGAGAACAGCGAACTCGGCGAGGTCGAGGTGTTCCTGAGTCTCCTCGGGACGACCAGTCCCTCCTACGACGACGTGAATCTGGAGTGCCGGTCGGCGAACGTCACGCCCGACCAGTTGAAGGCCAAGAAACTGTTCTCGACGGCGGACGGCTTCAGCCTCGGGACGTGGAACGACGACGCCCGGCAGGCGTACATCGAGGAGCGCGTCAACGGCACCGTCGAGGAGTCCCTGTCGGCGCTGGACAAGGCCCAGTTCCTGCGCTACCGCTACGAACACGGCAAGACCGTGGGCAACTACCTCCAGAAGTGGCGCGACGACGACGACCTGCGCGAGACCTGCGAGTCGCTGGCGGAAGTGACCGACGACGAGGGGTACGAGCGACTCCTCGGCGGCGACCAGTCGCTCGGCAGTTTCGGCGACGAGTAG
- a CDS encoding nitroreductase family protein codes for MGEQNPEIVRRPSERERRGLVSRASETIGETVGQVSLRRRWVGGPRPWRVSASAFPKESALEKRARFLVRYAVLAPSSHNTQPWLFTADDDEIRLFADLDRWLTVADHDKRELYLSLGAALENLLVAADHFGLGFEVAYMPGSDSSHAATVRLSESSGSPQSSDSQRSPESPLEGGDSAEESSADYRGARLFTAIPHRRTSRGRFRATPIPTADLAALDRHCVEADVSLQMVADAETLDAIADLTARANRRLYADYAYRRELGRWVGRGAFGDPWPAAKVGKLAVSHLNLGRQRARKDGRAIREGPVVAALRTDDDGRRSQIRAGQVFERLSLLATALGIGIHPVSAALEVGGLRRELVDLLGRPDRPAQHLFRLGYPERESEERRSPRRPAEAVLVD; via the coding sequence ATGGGGGAGCAGAATCCGGAGATAGTACGACGACCTAGCGAGCGCGAGCGCCGAGGCCTCGTCTCGCGGGCCAGCGAGACGATCGGCGAGACGGTCGGGCAGGTCTCTCTGCGGCGCAGGTGGGTCGGCGGACCGCGACCGTGGCGAGTCTCAGCGTCGGCGTTTCCGAAGGAGTCGGCGCTGGAGAAGCGCGCCCGGTTTCTCGTCCGGTACGCAGTGTTGGCACCGTCGAGTCACAACACCCAGCCGTGGCTGTTCACGGCCGACGACGACGAGATTCGGCTGTTCGCCGACTTGGACCGGTGGCTGACGGTGGCCGACCACGACAAGCGCGAGCTGTATCTCAGCCTCGGGGCCGCGCTGGAGAACCTGCTGGTCGCGGCCGACCACTTCGGACTGGGCTTCGAAGTGGCATACATGCCGGGGAGCGACAGCTCCCACGCCGCGACGGTTCGGCTGTCGGAGTCGTCGGGGTCGCCCCAGTCGTCGGACTCACAGCGTTCACCGGAGTCGCCGCTCGAAGGCGGCGACTCCGCCGAGGAGTCGTCCGCCGACTACCGAGGAGCGCGACTGTTCACCGCCATTCCCCACCGCCGGACCAGTCGCGGGCGATTCCGGGCCACACCGATACCGACCGCGGACCTCGCCGCGTTGGACCGCCACTGCGTCGAGGCGGACGTATCCCTCCAGATGGTCGCCGACGCCGAGACGCTGGACGCTATCGCGGACCTGACCGCTCGCGCGAACCGGCGGTTGTACGCCGACTACGCCTACCGACGCGAACTGGGCCGGTGGGTCGGTCGCGGCGCGTTCGGCGACCCGTGGCCCGCCGCGAAGGTCGGGAAACTCGCCGTGAGCCACCTGAATCTCGGCCGCCAGCGCGCTCGAAAAGACGGGCGAGCGATACGCGAGGGGCCGGTCGTCGCGGCCCTTCGGACCGACGACGACGGCCGACGGAGCCAGATTCGAGCCGGACAGGTGTTCGAGCGGTTGAGTCTGCTCGCGACCGCGCTCGGCATCGGGATTCATCCGGTGAGCGCCGCGCTGGAAGTCGGGGGGTTGCGGCGGGAGTTGGTCGACCTCCTCGGGCGACCGGACCGTCCGGCCCAGCACCTCTTCCGACTGGGTTACCCCGAACGGGAGAGCGAGGAGCGGCGGTCTCCTCGACGACCGGCCGAGGCGGTGCTGGTCGATTGA
- a CDS encoding class I SAM-dependent methyltransferase, with protein sequence MGFHTFDPESADKLEDASRYRYLSREELVGALDLDPDRSAVADFGSGTGFYTDDVAPFASEVRAVDVQSEMHELYREKGVPENVSLVTADIGDLPFADGELDAAFSTMTFHEFAGDGHGDGAADRAGADDRSGAEVEVARVLREGGRFVVGDWSANGDGESGPPVGERYDRDEAVELLENAGFSVVRADERPETFFVVAER encoded by the coding sequence ATGGGCTTTCACACCTTCGACCCCGAGTCGGCCGACAAGTTGGAAGACGCATCGCGGTACAGGTATCTCTCGCGCGAGGAGCTAGTCGGCGCGCTGGACCTCGACCCGGACCGGAGCGCCGTCGCCGACTTCGGGAGCGGCACGGGGTTCTACACCGACGACGTGGCCCCGTTCGCCAGCGAAGTCCGCGCCGTGGACGTGCAGAGCGAGATGCACGAGTTGTACCGCGAGAAGGGCGTCCCCGAGAACGTCTCGCTCGTGACGGCGGACATCGGGGACCTGCCGTTCGCCGACGGCGAACTCGACGCCGCCTTCTCGACCATGACGTTCCACGAGTTCGCCGGGGACGGCCACGGAGACGGCGCGGCCGACCGAGCTGGTGCCGACGATAGGTCGGGTGCCGAAGTAGAGGTCGCGCGCGTCCTCCGCGAGGGCGGGCGCTTCGTCGTCGGCGACTGGAGCGCGAACGGCGACGGCGAGAGCGGGCCGCCGGTCGGCGAACGCTACGACCGCGACGAAGCGGTCGAACTCCTCGAAAACGCGGGGTTCTCGGTCGTCCGCGCGGACGAGCGCCCCGAGACGTTCTTCGTCGTCGCCGAGCGGTGA
- a CDS encoding AAA family ATPase, whose product MTYWWVNTNSESLPDDGRRPLDAGVVATYGPRDGFPDRASAGDRVFAFLSGVGVVGFGTVRDDDYETHAGSDAGFYSDETEHHVSVAWHYLLDSPDAVESSEAAATLGYDAPSFVGTYGEIDSETPEALVEEVRSRARTIARPDPDRSRPQTEAAGYYFDLSAIHAALWLFGDLRSAPTTDEAVPAAEGLVEYFCNWGPHREATHDSHAASVDLTSDRAEDVVDTWSSDISIALEDRCGVDVSPDTVAALGRELGLGTFPELTNDYLLNHLWDVSAHLDAIDPRSDEGPRNVVPVYDDLYGELPASFREYWQNKDTDGEPINRIRVAALDRHADGKLSPKAYEADEKRVNDDHDGDITTGWRPYTILGGVYYDFLKPRLRHHFEAVASELSSFADDGGLRTHVVDFMGPMQKLREFGWCCVYPDPDEGESHTDHYQLYVGFHHDYVKYGLHVGDDRRTSDWRSILDLERADRPTDELRWHRVRAKLASVKSEFDRLNEFGPGPRPDETPLDVTADPEVEISAADVEGLHFPETMATGLDDLLNQVRAALNAGNHVIFTGPPGTGKTELAEQVAAHLAAEHDDVYTGTHLTTATADWSTFETVGGYMPERDGDGELAFRPGQLLRRFKRDGRQRNDVTVIDEINRSDIDKAFGQLFTVLSGQSVQLPYETKQGNEILVRPARDDDAPDGDAGGDDESGGTDLSLEEYVVPDAWRLLATMNSYDKTSLYDMSYAFMRRFAFVRVDAPTVPGPDDTDPTPEEFAAGYLDAWDDVGVDPGDPVVAGLLGAWRVMNDHEYARSLGPAVARDMLAYVEQLPRGTKRQRRRAIADAVVAYAFPQLEGMVETRRESVLDELASLSRIDGDALDRAATEQFRR is encoded by the coding sequence ATGACCTACTGGTGGGTTAACACGAACAGCGAGTCGCTCCCGGACGACGGTCGGCGGCCCCTCGACGCCGGTGTCGTCGCGACGTACGGGCCGAGAGACGGGTTCCCCGACCGAGCGTCCGCTGGCGACCGCGTGTTCGCCTTCCTGAGCGGCGTCGGCGTCGTCGGGTTCGGCACCGTCCGGGACGACGACTACGAGACCCACGCCGGGTCGGACGCCGGGTTCTACTCCGACGAGACCGAGCATCACGTCTCCGTCGCGTGGCACTACCTCCTCGATTCGCCCGACGCGGTGGAGAGTTCGGAGGCGGCGGCGACGCTCGGCTACGACGCGCCCTCGTTCGTCGGCACGTACGGCGAAATCGACTCCGAGACGCCTGAGGCGCTGGTCGAGGAGGTCCGGTCGCGGGCGCGGACGATAGCTCGTCCGGACCCCGACAGGAGTCGTCCACAGACGGAAGCGGCGGGCTACTACTTCGATTTGTCCGCGATTCACGCCGCGCTCTGGCTGTTCGGGGACCTCCGGTCGGCACCGACGACCGACGAGGCGGTCCCGGCCGCGGAGGGGTTGGTCGAGTACTTCTGTAACTGGGGACCACACCGGGAGGCGACCCACGACAGTCACGCGGCGTCGGTAGACCTCACGAGCGACCGCGCGGAGGACGTGGTGGACACGTGGAGCAGCGACATCTCCATCGCGCTCGAAGACCGGTGTGGGGTGGACGTGAGTCCGGACACGGTCGCGGCGCTCGGCCGGGAGTTGGGTCTCGGGACGTTTCCGGAACTCACCAACGACTACCTGCTGAACCACCTCTGGGACGTGTCGGCGCACCTCGACGCGATAGACCCCCGAAGCGACGAGGGACCGCGGAACGTCGTCCCGGTCTACGACGACCTGTACGGTGAGCTACCGGCCTCGTTCCGGGAGTACTGGCAGAACAAGGACACCGACGGCGAGCCGATAAATCGCATCCGGGTCGCGGCGCTCGACCGGCACGCCGACGGGAAACTCAGTCCGAAAGCCTACGAGGCCGACGAAAAGCGGGTCAACGACGACCACGACGGCGACATCACGACCGGGTGGCGGCCCTACACCATCCTCGGGGGCGTCTACTACGACTTCCTCAAGCCGCGGCTTCGCCACCACTTCGAGGCGGTGGCCAGCGAGTTGTCGTCGTTCGCGGACGACGGCGGGCTTCGGACTCACGTCGTGGACTTCATGGGACCGATGCAGAAGCTCCGGGAGTTCGGCTGGTGTTGCGTCTACCCCGACCCCGACGAGGGCGAGTCCCACACCGACCACTACCAGTTGTACGTCGGGTTCCACCACGACTACGTGAAGTACGGTCTCCACGTCGGCGACGACCGCCGGACCTCCGACTGGCGCTCGATACTCGACTTGGAGCGGGCCGACCGACCCACCGACGAGCTTCGGTGGCACCGCGTCCGGGCGAAACTCGCGTCGGTCAAATCCGAGTTCGACCGGCTCAACGAGTTCGGGCCGGGTCCGCGCCCCGACGAGACGCCGCTGGACGTGACCGCCGACCCCGAAGTCGAGATTTCGGCCGCGGACGTGGAGGGGCTTCACTTCCCCGAGACGATGGCGACGGGGTTGGACGACCTGCTGAATCAGGTTCGGGCCGCGCTGAACGCGGGCAACCACGTCATCTTTACCGGACCGCCGGGCACCGGGAAGACCGAACTCGCCGAACAGGTCGCGGCGCATCTGGCGGCCGAACACGACGACGTGTACACCGGGACCCACCTCACGACGGCGACGGCCGACTGGTCCACCTTCGAGACGGTCGGCGGGTACATGCCCGAACGCGACGGCGACGGCGAGTTGGCCTTCCGGCCGGGGCAACTCCTCCGGCGGTTCAAGCGCGACGGCCGCCAGCGAAACGACGTGACCGTCATCGACGAGATAAACCGGTCGGACATCGACAAGGCGTTCGGCCAGTTGTTCACCGTGCTGTCGGGCCAGTCGGTGCAGTTGCCCTACGAGACCAAGCAGGGCAACGAGATTCTGGTCCGCCCGGCGCGTGACGACGACGCCCCCGACGGGGACGCGGGCGGCGACGACGAGTCGGGCGGCACCGACCTCTCGCTGGAGGAGTACGTCGTCCCCGACGCGTGGCGGCTCCTCGCCACGATGAACAGCTACGACAAGACCTCGCTGTACGACATGAGCTACGCGTTCATGCGCCGGTTCGCGTTCGTCCGGGTGGACGCCCCGACCGTGCCGGGACCGGACGACACCGACCCGACGCCCGAGGAGTTCGCCGCCGGGTACCTCGACGCGTGGGACGACGTGGGCGTGGACCCCGGCGACCCCGTGGTGGCGGGCCTCCTCGGGGCGTGGCGGGTGATGAACGACCACGAGTACGCTCGGAGCCTCGGCCCGGCCGTCGCGCGCGACATGCTCGCGTACGTCGAACAGCTCCCGCGCGGGACCAAACGACAGCGCCGCCGGGCCATCGCCGACGCCGTGGTCGCCTACGCCTTCCCGCAGTTGGAGGGGATGGTCGAGACCAGACGCGAGAGCGTGCTGGACGAACTGGCGAGCCTGTCCCGAATCGACGGCGACGCCCTCGACCGGGCGGCGACCGAGCAGTTCCGGAGGTAG